The following are encoded together in the Bos taurus isolate L1 Dominette 01449 registration number 42190680 breed Hereford chromosome 10, ARS-UCD2.0, whole genome shotgun sequence genome:
- the GNG2 gene encoding guanine nucleotide-binding protein G(I)/G(S)/G(O) subunit gamma-2, whose protein sequence is MASNNTASIAQARKLVEQLKMEANIDRIKVSKAAADLMAYCEAHAKEDPLLTPVPASENPFREKKFFCAIL, encoded by the exons ATGGCCAGCAACAACACCGCCAGCATAGCACAAGCCAGGAAACTGGTAGAACAGCTGAAGATGGAAGCCAACATCGATAGGATAAAG GTGTCCAAGGCAGCTGCAGATTTGATGGCCTACTGTGAAGCGCATGCCAAGGAAGATCCCCTCCTGACACCTGTTCCGGCTTCAGAAAACCCATTTAGGGAGAAGAAGTTTTTCTGTGCTATCCTTTAA